From the Photobacterium sp. GJ3 genome, one window contains:
- a CDS encoding GNAT family N-acetyltransferase, whose product MQSQIKLEGMKPGHLEQVAALSVVESQLPFVGTMEEILVNVDDVVHPVVIQMEARVVGFFLVDTQYGQRYDFAPGDALGLRGFFVDQHYQGQGIGTRAVAALKTFLRAEYPHAHQIVLTVNCKNPAAKICYERGGFIDVGELYHGGAAGPQHVMSMMLETQEEEAR is encoded by the coding sequence ATGCAGTCTCAGATCAAACTCGAAGGCATGAAACCAGGCCACCTTGAGCAGGTTGCAGCGCTATCTGTCGTTGAATCACAATTGCCTTTTGTTGGCACCATGGAAGAAATTCTGGTGAATGTGGACGATGTGGTGCATCCCGTGGTGATTCAGATGGAAGCGCGCGTTGTCGGTTTCTTTTTGGTGGATACGCAGTACGGACAGCGTTACGATTTTGCGCCGGGGGATGCGTTAGGCCTCAGAGGATTCTTTGTTGATCAGCATTATCAGGGGCAGGGGATTGGCACCCGTGCGGTCGCCGCGCTGAAGACATTTCTTCGGGCAGAATATCCGCACGCACACCAGATTGTCCTGACCGTCAACTGTAAAAATCCGGCGGCGAAAATCTGTTATGAACGCGGTGGATTCATTGATGTCGGCGAGCTGTATCACGGTGGTGCGGCTGGACCGCAGCATGTGATGTCAATGATGTTGGAAACTCAGGAAGAAGAGGCTCGCTGA
- a CDS encoding GNAT family N-acetyltransferase → MNSTAFTIRPMRRGEVDIAVAWAALEGWNPGQHDALCYAAADPGGFLIGLLGDEPIATISAVRYDETFGFIGYYIVKPEYRGMGYGIQIWNAALAYLEGCNIGLDGVVEQQANYQKSGFQLAYSHLRYEGRGYGPAEPDAAIVPLSTLPFETLVAYEHPFFPSPRIAFLKAWTRQPNSTALGILAQGQLAGYGVIRPCLGGYKIGPLYAESAELGERLFLALASQATATEAVFLDVPAVHSAAVALAEKYGMTVSFGTARMYTQFEPELPLDRIFGVTSFEIG, encoded by the coding sequence ATGAACAGTACAGCTTTTACTATCCGTCCGATGCGGCGGGGCGAAGTGGATATTGCAGTGGCCTGGGCGGCTCTGGAAGGGTGGAATCCTGGGCAGCATGATGCACTTTGCTATGCTGCCGCCGATCCGGGCGGTTTTTTGATTGGCTTGTTGGGCGATGAGCCGATTGCCACCATCTCTGCGGTTCGTTATGACGAGACCTTTGGTTTTATCGGTTACTACATTGTAAAACCGGAATACCGGGGCATGGGGTACGGAATTCAGATCTGGAATGCAGCGTTAGCGTATCTCGAAGGCTGTAATATTGGTTTAGATGGTGTGGTTGAACAGCAGGCAAACTATCAGAAATCCGGGTTTCAACTGGCATACAGCCACCTGCGTTATGAGGGGCGGGGCTATGGTCCGGCTGAGCCTGACGCAGCCATTGTGCCGTTATCAACATTACCTTTTGAAACCTTGGTTGCTTATGAGCACCCCTTCTTTCCTTCGCCTCGTATTGCCTTCTTAAAAGCCTGGACCCGCCAGCCAAACAGTACCGCACTGGGGATTCTGGCGCAGGGTCAGCTGGCAGGATACGGGGTGATTCGCCCGTGTCTGGGTGGCTATAAAATCGGCCCGCTGTATGCAGAGAGTGCTGAACTCGGAGAACGATTATTTCTGGCACTGGCTTCTCAGGCGACAGCAACAGAGGCTGTTTTTCTGGATGTCCCGGCAGTTCATTCAGCCGCAGTCGCTCTGGCCGAGAAATACGGCATGACCGTCTCATTCGGCACGGCCCGCATGTATACCCAGTTCGAACCTGAACTTCCGTTAGACCGCATTTTTGGTGTGACTTCGTTTGAGATTGGATAA